The genome window GACAGCGGCAAAGCaaacattttaaacaattatAAAACTTGTTTTACGCTCGACAACACTACAAACAGCGAAGTGCAGCCAGCGTTTTGCCATCAAATGCGGCGTGGCTGTCAAGTGcagttttccccattttccgtTCCTGTTCCACATCCGTTTCACCCAAACAATTGTTTTGTCATCGGCGGCAGATGCACATGTATACCGCCCTAAAGAACGAGTCGCATGATGGCAGAAACAAATGcgatttatacatttttatttggtaCGATAATCTAGTTATGGCAAAGCCTGTGAAAAGTAAGTTATTTTCTAGGGATTACCATTAAGAATCAGTTGGCGTAGGTGCTTGCTTCCATTTGTCTGTTCCAATTTTATGATATTTGTTTCAGTCAAGAAAATATGTCGACGAACACAGAGGATCTGGGACGCCTTTTGGCCGTGATTGGGGATGAGGTTTGAGcctaaaaataatatttacaaatcAAAATGTCCACACACAATTTTTTCAGGACACGTGTGTCGGCTTTCTGCTTGGTGGCATTGGAGAGGTCGACGAGGATCGTGAGACCAACTTCATGGTCGTGGAAAGGGGTAATCTCATTTCGGAGCTCAAAAGCTTTCCTATATATCAGACCACTATTTCGTAATTGGTTCTCGTATCGTTTTCCATTGTATTCCAGACACCACCCCCAAACAGGTCGAAGAGTGTTTCAAAAAGTTCCTGAGGCGACCGGACATAGCCATCATTCTGATCAATCAGGTTTACGCGGATATGATTCGCCCCACTGTCGATGCTCACAATCTGGCCGTGCCCACTGTGCTGGAGATTCCTTCGAAACAGCATCCCTACGATTCCTCCAGGGACTCGATTCTGAAGCGGGCCCAAGTGAGTTATAGTGCGCCGTCAACGGGTTAGCCCCAAGTCCTTACCAACTCTTCTCCAGAGAGTCATCAGTCCGCCCGAGAGGCACTACTAGCGGCTCAGTTTTCGGCAGTCACTTTTGGGGAGTTGGGGGAGTCTAATGAAGGattttgcatacttttcaaaTGCATACCAAATGCTGGTGCTACAAAGTCGTTGGAACAGTTCTCGAAAACAGATACACACAAACATAGATATATTCACACAGAAATGATGGGGGAAAATAAAGCTTATACCTACATGGGGCAACTTTTCAGCTCATGCGTTTTAAggaaattgccaaaaaaaactgcagcagcaacaatctGAAAagagaaaagcaacaaaaatgcCTTGCGCTTGCAACAAAATTGAAAACAGCAACCgcacaaaaacaaatcaaaagaaaaagaaaagccatAGCAAAGTACCAACAAAGTGAACGAAAACGATACAAATAAGCGCTGAAATGCCAATACATGGCAAAAATGCCAGAAGAAAACCGAATAAAACCAAGTATAACAAAACGGCGAACCCAAAAAGGGACAACAGAAACCtgacaaaataaaaactctTAAAAAGACAGCACAGTTTACGTTGTCTGGatggatctggatctggacCCAGTTGCAGCGAATGTCGGGGAAAGCGGCTTCTTACGGGCTGCTTAGCGCTACAAAAGCATGCGAAAACAATATTCGAGCAAAGTATTTTGCGCCAACTTTTCGCACCAAGAAGTTGGCGCCGAGAATGCATTCAGAAACTTCTGCTCCAGTGACAAGTTTTCTGGAACCGAGCCCCCAGAATCCAGAGATGGAGCAGGACGTAGCCCTCCCTGGTGGCCCCACAAAAGCGCAGCAGCAAGCAGGCAATATTCCGCACCTCCGACACAGGAATCCCGCCCGAAATTTGGCTATATAATGCTTTAATCTTGGCTAAAAGGCATTCACAAGCAATTGCTATGCAGTTTGGCCTAGCATGACATGACACACCTAATGCTATTGTTGATAAAGAAAATGACTCATTAATATCGCCACCATGTATCAATTTGACTTTGACAAAATCCTTCCAGCTATGAAGGACCAAAGGAACAACCAGTGAAATTTCTATGATCAACGGGCCTTGACAAAAATGAATCTCCATATTCCAAAAAAGTACAATCTTATATGTAAGGAACTAGTATACTTTAAGTATCCATAAACGTATGCCTTCTTCTTTTAAAAGTTCTGCTATTATTCATTTTGTACTCATTTTCCAATCATACATGTATTGCCAACGCCATTAAAATAAAGTCTCCCCAAAAGTCTGCAAAAATTTCTCGTTCGCCCGGCACTCTTTCAAATATAAGATAATACTTTTGGGGGGTCCTTAAATTTCTTCCATAGATGACAGGAAGGTGGAATTACAATAGCAGTGCCATTCTCAATCTAAAATTTATTCGGCATTCTTTGGGAATCTATTTTAGCTCTGTTTTGCTCATTGTTTACTATGTGGAAACGCCGCCAAAATGTCTATATTCGCATTTTTCCAATGTGTAATATCGCATTGTGAATTAATGAGCTGTGACCGTTGGGAACACAGACCTGGCTGGTTGTCAAGTATCTGGACACGTAGTATTTGCCACCCATCTTTTTCAGGGCGGGCAGGTTTTGACAACAAAATGGCGTGGAGCATTTAGGACCTAATTAGCCGCACACGCCATTCACACTGGGCGGGGGGtgcacgcggcgtatgcgtaattgcATTACATGAAGTCTGCCAAGCTCACTTTGCTGCAGTTTGGCTGTCACCTGCCAAAAGCATTTTGCAGAGACCCAAACTAACCGGAGCCTGCCATTGATACTTCAAAGAGCTGAATGGAACTTGCAGCACACCTTGCCATTTTAGGTGTTATACGATTATATAATATCGTTATATATCCTAGAGGAGAGCCTTTAAGTATTTCATTTTTGCATAGGATAAAGTCTTTAGGTCTGAACGTTGGCCAAAGGTCTGCACTGTGCACTATCATCCTTGCAAACTGATTAGCAGCTGACGAAACATTCTGACCCACCTGCTTCCACTGAGAcccaattaaaattattcaagttGCGATTTCATCAGCAAGACGCGCACAATATGGCATCAATTGGCGGCGCAGCGGCGGAAGTGGAAATGGGACGAGACCCTTTAAGGCCCAAGGCAGAACTTTTGACACACAGCGACAAGTTCTGCGCCTTTTTAGCAGTTTAGGGAGAAGaaagaaaactaaataaataagcgACTAACTGAGTGACTGAAGACAGCAGGAGCGGAGAATCGGAGCACTGCAGCGAAACTTTGCGCCGAGCAATGGGgaacataaataaatgaaattattcAAAAGTAGTTTGGAATTCTCGTGACAGCgcataaaaacaaacagcTGAATGCAATTTGGCTCGTTCTAAGCCATGCGAGaaggaaaagtgaaaatagaGCAGCACTGGCAGCAGCCAGACGATGACGAAGATATTCAGAGTCAGGAAGAGTCCGGATCCAGCTCGGCTCAGCCAGTGTAAATGAAATGCATAGACCAGAAAACGGGGCAGATGGAGTCCTTCAGACCAACTGAGACTGGCATAATTATAATTGGAACTGGGCCCCAGCTCAAGTGCGGAAACTGATGCcacatttttggcaattcaATTTTGGAAATGAAATCGAGACACATGGACGCAGAGCCTCCGATGGCCGATGCTTCTTCATCCGCTTGCCAAATGGAGCATAAGATGCCGTCCCGGGCCAGGTTAACAAATGGAATTGTTGCTCCGCAAATTAACAGACATCTGAGGGCATTCGCCAAACCCACTAACGATGTCCGGCCATCACTAAACTATTGCGTTTCAGAACTTGTCGGTCTGGTCCAATCGGTATATACTCGTAGTGCACATCGCAGgacgtatgtacatatgtacacaggAGCGGTGTCCACGCCCACCCAAATGGGCCTTGACATCCGTAGTGGCAGAAACGTGCTCGAaaacaaagttaattaaatgatCTGATCTCCATTATTCCCAGAAAGCTAATCTCAATTACAAAATTGAAATGGCCACGAGAACATTAGGGGGAAAAAGCGGTTGAACTTAAATAGTTAGCATCATTAGgtgtttaaataaaaatagatcATAACTTAACTATCAATAAAGGCTTATATAAGGAATATAGATAATCTCTTG of Drosophila mauritiana strain mau12 chromosome 3R, ASM438214v1, whole genome shotgun sequence contains these proteins:
- the LOC117143545 gene encoding probable V-type proton ATPase subunit F 2; the encoded protein is MSTNTEDLGRLLAVIGDEDTCVGFLLGGIGEVDEDRETNFMVVERDTTPKQVEECFKKFLRRPDIAIILINQVYADMIRPTVDAHNLAVPTVLEIPSKQHPYDSSRDSILKRAQRVISPPERHY